TCACACTCGACGGGTTGGTCTTCACCCAAGCTGCGCCACAGTGGGCATATTGGGACGTGCCGCAGGAGGCAGCCGTCGGCACAGGCTACGGACGAAAGTGGATCATTCAGAACTGCCATTTCACCGACGTGCATTGCACGGCATTAGTCTGCGGCAACGGCCGGACGAAGATGAACGAAGGCTTCGATGCCAGTGCGGTTGGAAGACACATCGTGCGGCACAATACGTTCACCCGCTGCGGCGAGGCGGCTCTTCACGGCAACCGCGGCTGGGTCGGTAGTCTCATCGAGGGCAATCTAATCGAGGACATCAACGTGAAGAACGAATTCGGTGGCATGGAAACCGGCGGCATTAAGATTCACTACGCGGTGGACGTGACCATCAAGGGGAATATCGTGCGGCGCGTTTACGGCCACAAGCCGGCCAACCTTGCGAAGTCGCAATCGGTTGAATTCACGGGCATTTGGGTGGACTGGGCGGCGCAGGGCACGCGCGTTTCCGGGAATGTCGTTTACAATACCGAAGCATGGTCGCTTTTCCTCCAAAACGCTCATGGCAGCCCGCTGCTCGTGGATAACAACATCTTTTCCGGACGGCAGATCCGGGTCACCTCTGAAGGCGTCATCTTTGCGCACAATCTCTTTGTCAATTGCCCTTTGTTCGTTCGCAGTGGCAATAAGGCGGTGGCCATTTGGGAGCCGCACACGGGCAAGCGTCTCGGCACGCCGCCGGTGCTGCAGGCGCGCGTGAAATGGTGGAGCAACATTTTTTCCACTCAGGGATTGGAAAGCTTCCAGCGGGGAGAGGCGGGCAACGCCAGCGATTGGAATGTCTTCTTGGGCGGCGCGAAGCCAACCACCTGGGACGACGCTCACAGCCAGGTGGAACCACTCGATCCGACCGTTAGCTTCAAAGACCTGCCCAACGGCGTGGAAATCTCCTTCCGCGCTGACACCGCCCAGAAGGCCGTCGGCGGCCCGCTCATCACCTCGGAGTTTGTCGGCGAGTTTGCCCTCACCAAGCAGCGCCTCGTGGATGCCGATGGTATTCCCATCGCCGTCGCTCACGATCTCGTCGGCTCGCCCCGCGCCAAGATTCACCCGATGGCGGGCCCGCTCGAAGGACTGCACGACGGCATGAACAGGATTATTCTACGAGCTGGCGCTTCGCTGTTGACCGCACAAGCCGATACGAATCTGCCTGATAAGTGAGTTGTATAAGTTGATGTTAAGTTAATCATTATTTTCAGGTTCAAACCATAACATCGTCCGCCAGCTCGGCCTGGAGTGTCGGGCTATCTAAATCTGCTGGCCGCAATTACTTGGAGTGGGCAAATCACCGCCGCTGTTCATCTTCAGTATTCCGGTGGTTTATCCTGGGACAGAATACCGGCGGTCCTTGCAGTGCAGACTCGCTAAGAGGGAGAAGTCGTGGTCCCGTCGGCAACCACAGTAATATAACATCGGCGGCCAAATGGGTCGAGCCAAGGGGCCACCAAACCAAGGACCAAGACATTGCTTTGAGTGGTTGTGTGGTCACTGGTCACTGATCACTTGTCCCTACCGTCTTCCGTCACTCAACGTTCAACCATCACCCATCAGCTCTCAACGATTTACCGCAACGCGACAAGTGAAAGCATCAAATGTGCCGAAAAGCAAATTCCTATCAGTTTACTGGGCGGTGAGCGTTTCGATGCGAAAGAACTTCTTGATGGCATTCGCCGGCAGAATGATGGCGGTCGTTCCGTTTCCAGTAGAGGGCATGGGACTACCGTAACGTAGAAAGGGTTGGTCCAGGCTGTCGGCGACCCAGACCTGATAACTCGTGCCCACACTGCTGGCCCACTTCAAGCTGACCGTGCGAGACCCATTGGTGTAGGTGAGAGTAGAGGACAGCCCGGCGGCTGGATTGGGAGTGGGCAGGCCCGTAATACCACTAACCCCGCTGTTAGCCGGCACACTCCATGAAAAGGTGTAGCCAGTTCTCGGCAGGGCGTTGATAACAGGCGTGTAGATCAGGCTCATACTAGCAAAGTTGAGCGTGACGCTTTCGATAAGACGGTCCTCTCCACTAGAGCCGCCAGTGGACACAGCCGCAACAATGACATCCGTCAGGGTGATGCAATAAAACCCAACAGGATGGTCGCCGGTGGATCGCACGGTGAGCGTGGCAGTCGAAAGGCGCTTCCCAGTCGCGCACATACTCATCAAGACCGGACTCGAGGCATCCACGTACTTGGTCAACGAAAGATCGGCCACGGAAACATTGGTGCGGGCGACCTTGGACATCCCCCAAGTCCAAGCCAGCACGTCAATTTCCGCAGGATGAGCGTAGTCTCGCGACTCGCCGTTAATAGTACTCACCTTGAGGAACATGTCCACTGCCGCTTGTGCCGCAGTGCAACAACCCAGGATCAGCGACACCACCGCGACTAGAATGGATGCCTTGTGCTTCGACATAACCGCTCAGAATTGGGTGAAGCCCGATTCTATTACTGCCACGTAATGTTTCTCTGAATGTCCCATCCAAAGTAGACAACTGTGTCTTCCGTCCCGTCGGCCTTGATCGCAAAGTATTCGAACTTTACCCTGGCGAAGTTCAAGGTGACGTTCTCGACCAGACGGTCATCGCCCCCGGAACCGCCGGTTGAAACACCGGTCACTATTACCTGCTCCATGGTAATCTTAATGTACCTGTTTGTGGAACCTCCTCTGCGCAAGATTAGGAAGGCCGAAGGCATTTGACCCCCATTGGCGCAGGCTAGCATGAGTTTGGGGCTGGCTTTGTCCACATACTTGGTGATGCTGAGATCCTGGATAGTCACTGCTCCTGCACCACCACCACCGCCCACATGCATGGAGCCGGACTGGGTCATGCCCCAGCTCCAAGCCAGAACATCCACCTTGTTGGTGTAAATCCTGTCTTGGGATTCTCCGGGGATGGTGGGAAGATCGAGGAACATGTCCACTGCCGCCTGAGCAGGGAGAGTGAAAAGAAGTGCCGCAAGGCAAAGCGCGCCACCTAAAAATCCACGAGTACGTTTCAATGTCGAGGAATCGCCCCTCGACACTCCGTTCAGGGCTAACTGGTGATTAATCGGTCTAATCATGGGCTGACCGTAGCCATCGGAGGATGGCATTGCAACAGTTTTCTT
Above is a window of Verrucomicrobiota bacterium DNA encoding:
- a CDS encoding right-handed parallel beta-helix repeat-containing protein → MSPKPSFRLRLLAICLIQVFIISWTLTSAEVHVATHGSDTAAGTLASPFRSIQRAADALQPGDECIIHAGTYREWIKPPRGGTSETQRITYRAAPGEKVVIKGTERVNTWTKQAGGGWRVELPDAFFLGSNPFKRNLAGKFLFYGTEYHLGDIYLDGVSLKERLVREEVSSLPMSWWLEPAEGRTILHANFGETDPNASLTEIAVRECLFFPTVTGLAYITLDGLVFTQAAPQWAYWDVPQEAAVGTGYGRKWIIQNCHFTDVHCTALVCGNGRTKMNEGFDASAVGRHIVRHNTFTRCGEAALHGNRGWVGSLIEGNLIEDINVKNEFGGMETGGIKIHYAVDVTIKGNIVRRVYGHKPANLAKSQSVEFTGIWVDWAAQGTRVSGNVVYNTEAWSLFLQNAHGSPLLVDNNIFSGRQIRVTSEGVIFAHNLFVNCPLFVRSGNKAVAIWEPHTGKRLGTPPVLQARVKWWSNIFSTQGLESFQRGEAGNASDWNVFLGGAKPTTWDDAHSQVEPLDPTVSFKDLPNGVEISFRADTAQKAVGGPLITSEFVGEFALTKQRLVDADGIPIAVAHDLVGSPRAKIHPMAGPLEGLHDGMNRIILRAGASLLTAQADTNLPDK
- a CDS encoding type VI secretion system tube protein Hcp, coding for MSKHKASILVAVVSLILGCCTAAQAAVDMFLKVSTINGESRDYAHPAEIDVLAWTWGMSKVARTNVSVADLSLTKYVDASSPVLMSMCATGKRLSTATLTVRSTGDHPVGFYCITLTDVIVAAVSTGGSSGEDRLIESVTLNFASMSLIYTPVINALPRTGYTFSWSVPANSGVSGITGLPTPNPAAGLSSTLTYTNGSRTVSLKWASSVGTSYQVWVADSLDQPFLRYGSPMPSTGNGTTAIILPANAIKKFFRIETLTAQ
- a CDS encoding type VI secretion system tube protein Hcp — protein: MFLDLPTIPGESQDRIYTNKVDVLAWSWGMTQSGSMHVGGGGGAGAVTIQDLSITKYVDKASPKLMLACANGGQMPSAFLILRRGGSTNRYIKITMEQVIVTGVSTGGSGGDDRLVENVTLNFARVKFEYFAIKADGTEDTVVYFGWDIQRNITWQ